In the Helianthus annuus cultivar XRQ/B chromosome 11, HanXRQr2.0-SUNRISE, whole genome shotgun sequence genome, one interval contains:
- the LOC118484031 gene encoding extensin-like yields the protein MPPRFFRRRGRGKGPITAPNNNEAGPSNARAPSTTESDDPQQNRRNLFEPARRSVSHSSTPPNPYGPRSDYEASNPQPSYIPLQRSLSHNSFGDPTPVFRGRFNPANFLQEPGNFNPLSPEDHFSGDHADDMDEDTDPVEPASGTPNHPIEISDGSSFHGSPYVGPDSFQAMFTRHEWYYTPPRHSPPQQQQQQQQDSPKDPRFVAVTPPPPPPPVQPAPPQPPRRRRTGARMSVRTGDFHFSSPRQSSASHYPPHQEDPQMGGPSQPVAPQPPPMGFDNPIPAYTSSMAYNPFEPPVHNNYNYAEADPYMVTANYNTQGPYGDPWGVGYPTRGYPIPPRPIVRAQSQPPRFSPPEHEEILQRLDYVEREFHRERRERETFFQGLTSLIKGKSKKDR from the coding sequence AATAATGAAGCTGGACCCTCGAATGCGAGAGCTCCATCCACCACGGAGAGTGACGATCCCCAGCAGAAccggaggaacctctttgagccagcTCGACGGTCGGTCTCACACAGTTCAACACCTCCTAACCCTTATGGGCCACGATCGGATTACGAGGCCAGCAACCCTCAACCTTCATACATACCATTACAGCGATCCTTATCGCACAACTCCTTCGGTGACCCTACACCAGTTTTTAGGGGCCGGTTTAACCCGGCAAACTTCCTACAAGAACCAGGAAATTTTAACCCATTAAGTCCAGAAGATCATTTCTCTGGAGATCATGCGGacgacatggacgaggatacggaccctgTCGAGCCTGCCAGTGgcacaccaaaccacccgatagagatctcTGACGGATCTTCCTTTCACGGATCGCCCTATGTTGGTCCTGATAGCTTTCAAGCCATGTTTACCAGGCACGAATGGTACTATACGCCTCCTCGCCATTCGccgcctcagcagcagcaacagcagcaacaagaTTCCCCTAAGGATCCAAGgttcgtggcagtcacgccaccacctcctccgccaccagttcaaccggCACCCCCGCAaccaccaaggcgtaggagaaccgGAGCGCGCATGTCTGTGCGAACAGGAGACTTTCATTTTAGTTCTCCACGCCAATCAAGTgccagccactacccgccacatCAAGAAGATCCACAAATGGGTGGGCCTTCGCAACCAGTTGCACCGCAACCCCCGCctatgggttttgataacccaattccgGCATACACGAGTTCCATGGCGTATAACCCGTTCGAACCGCCAGTGCACAACAACTACAACTATGCCGAAGCAGACCCGTACATGGTAACGGCTAACTATAACACTCAAGGACCCTATGGAGATCCATGGGGAGTAGGATACCCAACTCGTGGGTACCCGATACCTCCCAGACCTATTGTTCGGGCACAATCGCAACCACCAAGGTTCTCCCCACCAGAGCATGAAGAAATTCTGCAAAGATTGGACTATGTAGAGCGAGAATTTCACAGGGAGCGAAGGGAGCGAGAAACGTTCTTCCAGGGACTGACAAGCTTGATCAAAGGGAAGAGCAAGAAGGACCGCTGA